In Pseudoalteromonas translucida KMM 520, the following are encoded in one genomic region:
- a CDS encoding purine-cytosine permease family protein: protein MATSPHTHTFKDVNEEQLPVANNKLHGWKHFAGLYAGEHVAATEFVIGATFVALGASTIDILLGLLIGNLLAMCSWWLITAPIAVQTRLSLYNYLNKIAGNSMTKLYNWANVVIFSVISAAMITVSSTAVRFLFDIPAQLDWYPNSFWFVAIVLAVGSIVVFVAMYGFSTVADFSKLCAPWLFVIFIAGSFALFPELSNHVLGSTSLSSFSDFMTIGDSSIWTGTNADGEKGIGLLEVIGFAWAANSITHFGLIDMAIFRFAKRKSYGLFSGVGMFFGHYLAWISAGIMGAGVAVLLKTTISSLDPGDVAYHALGWTGFVIVIIAGWTTANANLYRAGLAAQSIFVNQSRERTTAIVGVVTVIIACFPFVFSQMLPLLTYAGLLVVPVGGIVFAEHVLFPKIGLTRYWAKYKNITRSVPAIASWALALVFGFGLNAIDVMSFYYLFIPTWIFTIVIYTLLAKKYGADEDYTQEIAAEEQEQRDIKEYQTAQAKDIPKPVIDSSTFTKVLNGISTTSLVIIFIFASQVMFFSETMVMYSANKSQFEIACFICTVIYFVTAYWSLKRHKVLNTAS, encoded by the coding sequence ATGGCAACGAGTCCACACACTCACACATTTAAAGATGTAAACGAAGAGCAACTTCCGGTTGCTAATAATAAGCTTCACGGCTGGAAACATTTTGCTGGGCTATACGCTGGTGAACATGTTGCCGCTACTGAGTTTGTTATTGGCGCAACCTTTGTTGCATTAGGCGCATCAACCATCGACATTCTACTGGGGTTATTAATAGGTAACCTGTTAGCAATGTGTTCTTGGTGGCTAATTACGGCACCTATTGCAGTACAAACCCGCTTAAGTTTATATAACTACTTAAACAAAATTGCTGGTAACTCAATGACCAAGCTCTATAACTGGGCTAACGTGGTTATTTTTAGTGTTATATCGGCGGCCATGATCACAGTATCCTCCACCGCCGTGCGGTTTTTGTTCGACATACCCGCGCAGCTTGACTGGTATCCAAACAGTTTTTGGTTTGTAGCCATTGTTTTAGCGGTAGGCTCTATTGTTGTATTTGTTGCTATGTATGGCTTTTCAACCGTTGCTGACTTTTCAAAACTATGCGCGCCCTGGCTATTTGTTATATTTATTGCAGGCTCGTTCGCGTTATTCCCTGAACTTTCAAACCACGTATTAGGGTCTACCTCTTTAAGTAGCTTTAGCGACTTTATGACCATAGGCGACTCCTCCATATGGACGGGCACCAATGCCGATGGCGAAAAAGGCATTGGCCTATTAGAAGTGATTGGTTTTGCATGGGCTGCTAACTCAATTACTCATTTTGGTTTAATCGACATGGCTATTTTTAGATTTGCCAAACGCAAAAGCTATGGCTTGTTCTCTGGTGTGGGCATGTTTTTTGGGCATTACTTAGCGTGGATCTCTGCCGGTATTATGGGCGCAGGTGTTGCGGTATTACTTAAAACAACCATTTCGTCACTTGATCCGGGCGATGTTGCATACCATGCATTAGGTTGGACTGGATTTGTTATTGTAATTATAGCGGGCTGGACTACAGCTAACGCAAACCTTTACCGCGCAGGTCTTGCTGCACAATCGATTTTTGTAAATCAGTCACGTGAGCGTACAACCGCTATTGTAGGTGTTGTAACCGTGATTATTGCGTGTTTCCCGTTTGTATTTTCACAAATGCTACCGCTACTTACTTACGCCGGCTTATTAGTTGTGCCTGTGGGCGGTATTGTGTTTGCTGAGCATGTGTTATTTCCTAAAATTGGCTTAACACGTTACTGGGCTAAATATAAAAATATTACCCGCAGCGTACCGGCTATAGCATCTTGGGCGCTTGCACTTGTGTTTGGTTTTGGCTTAAACGCAATTGATGTAATGTCGTTTTACTACTTGTTTATTCCTACCTGGATTTTCACTATCGTTATTTACACGCTTTTAGCTAAAAAATACGGTGCCGATGAAGATTACACGCAAGAAATTGCTGCAGAAGAGCAAGAGCAACGTGATATTAAAGAATATCAAACAGCACAAGCTAAAGACATTCCAAAGCCAGTAATTGATAGCTCTACATTTACCAAAGTTCTTAATGGCATATCGACTACTTCATTGGTTATTATTTTTATATTTGCCAGCCAAGTTATGTTTTTCAGTGAAACTATGGTGATGTACAGCGCTAATAAGTCGCAGTTCGAAATTGCCTGTTTTATTTGTACTGTTATTTATTTTGTTACTGCGTACTGGTCGTTAAAACGCCATAAAGTACTCAATACAGCATCGTAA
- a CDS encoding catalase encodes MNILLNAINKNTKLTLSALTLAMALPASAATLTKDNGATVGDNQNSITAGERGSVLLEDVQLIQKLQRFARERIPERVVHARGTGAHGVFVASKSLDDLTMAAPFTEAGKETDVFVRFSSVIHSKGSPETLRDPRGFAIKFYTDHGNWDLVGLNLPVFFIRDAIKFPDMIHSLKPSPVDNIQDPNRVFDFFSYEPGSTHMLTWVYSDYGTPASLRKMDGWGVHSYKMINKLGDVKYVKFHWVSKQGIENLNAKEVAEVQGQDFQHLTRDLYSEVNKGNFPEWDLYIKTLDPSQLDDFDYNPLDATKMWLNIKEVKAGTLTLNRMPTNFFQSTEQVAMAPSNIIAGIEPSEDKLLQGRVFSYADTQMYRLGANHQQLPINRAKVEVVNYNQDGAMNYGNTQSNVNYQPSQENLAENPIARRSQTQLKGYVQQAAIEKQQNFAQAGVLYRGFSKQERTNLINNLAGDLVKIKDSNVKHKMLSHFYKADSEYGTRLTKAVNGDIKIVKQLAANL; translated from the coding sequence ATGAATATTTTATTAAACGCAATAAACAAGAATACAAAACTAACATTAAGCGCGTTAACACTTGCGATGGCATTACCAGCAAGCGCGGCTACATTAACTAAAGACAACGGCGCAACTGTTGGCGACAACCAAAATTCAATAACTGCAGGCGAGCGCGGCAGTGTGTTATTAGAAGACGTACAGCTAATTCAAAAACTACAACGCTTTGCACGTGAGCGTATTCCTGAGCGTGTGGTACATGCGCGTGGTACGGGTGCCCACGGGGTATTTGTGGCATCAAAAAGTTTAGATGATTTAACCATGGCAGCGCCTTTTACCGAGGCAGGTAAAGAAACTGACGTTTTTGTACGTTTTTCATCGGTAATTCACTCAAAAGGTAGCCCAGAAACACTGCGTGACCCGCGCGGCTTTGCTATTAAGTTTTACACCGATCACGGTAACTGGGATTTAGTGGGCCTTAACTTGCCAGTATTTTTTATTCGTGATGCAATAAAATTTCCAGATATGATCCATTCATTAAAACCATCACCAGTAGATAACATTCAAGATCCTAACCGTGTTTTTGACTTTTTTTCATACGAACCAGGCTCTACTCACATGTTAACGTGGGTTTATAGCGACTACGGCACACCAGCAAGCTTACGTAAAATGGATGGTTGGGGTGTTCACTCTTACAAAATGATCAATAAATTGGGTGATGTTAAGTACGTTAAATTTCATTGGGTAAGTAAGCAAGGCATTGAGAATTTAAATGCAAAAGAAGTCGCTGAAGTTCAAGGCCAAGACTTTCAACATTTAACGCGTGATTTATACAGCGAAGTAAATAAAGGCAACTTCCCAGAATGGGATCTATACATTAAAACGCTTGATCCGTCGCAGCTTGACGACTTTGATTACAACCCATTAGATGCAACAAAAATGTGGTTAAATATAAAAGAAGTGAAAGCAGGTACATTAACGCTTAACCGCATGCCAACTAACTTTTTCCAGTCTACGGAACAAGTAGCAATGGCACCGTCTAACATTATTGCGGGTATTGAACCCTCAGAAGATAAGTTATTACAAGGGCGTGTATTTTCATACGCAGATACGCAAATGTATCGCCTTGGTGCTAACCACCAGCAGTTGCCAATTAACCGTGCAAAAGTTGAGGTAGTTAACTACAACCAAGACGGCGCAATGAACTATGGTAACACCCAAAGCAACGTAAACTATCAACCAAGCCAAGAGAACCTAGCTGAAAACCCAATTGCCCGTAGAAGCCAAACGCAGCTTAAAGGTTACGTACAACAAGCAGCGATTGAAAAGCAGCAAAACTTTGCGCAAGCAGGTGTTTTATACCGAGGTTTTAGTAAGCAAGAGCGTACTAATCTGATCAATAACCTAGCGGGTGATTTAGTAAAAATAAAAGACAGTAACGTTAAGCACAAAATGCTTAGCCACTTTTACAAAGCTGATAGTGAGTACGGTACACGTTTAACTAAAGCCGTTAATGGCGATATTAAAATAGTTAAGCAGCTTGCAGCTAACCTGTAA
- a CDS encoding HAD family hydrolase, giving the protein MNAKIDLVIFDCDGVVIDSEILSAQVLIDMLAYFTVNIDRGYVQQHFLGCNFKTVSQKIQNAFNVTLPHSFEDDYREALLNEFEAALTTTDGISEVLNNLAVPKCIATSSSPARTAKALDIVNLSNCFSNTIFTSSEVKRGKPAPDLFLHAAKQMGVKPEHCLVIEDSEAGVCAAINANMQVLHYSGGQHMQTAINYVRKAYPNVAHLTHWQQFFTAYPALKSKNI; this is encoded by the coding sequence ATGAACGCTAAAATTGATTTAGTAATATTTGATTGCGATGGGGTAGTCATCGACAGTGAAATACTCAGCGCTCAAGTGTTGATTGATATGCTTGCGTATTTTACGGTTAATATTGACCGCGGATATGTACAGCAACACTTTTTGGGGTGTAATTTTAAAACCGTAAGTCAAAAAATCCAAAACGCCTTTAATGTCACTCTGCCACATAGCTTTGAAGATGATTACCGAGAAGCGCTCCTAAACGAGTTTGAAGCAGCGCTCACTACAACCGATGGCATAAGCGAAGTACTTAATAACTTAGCTGTGCCCAAATGTATTGCCACAAGTAGCAGCCCAGCACGTACAGCTAAAGCATTAGATATAGTTAATTTAAGTAACTGTTTTAGCAATACAATATTTACCAGCAGTGAAGTAAAGCGTGGTAAACCCGCCCCCGACTTGTTTTTACATGCAGCTAAGCAAATGGGCGTAAAACCAGAGCATTGCTTGGTAATTGAGGACAGCGAAGCTGGCGTATGCGCAGCCATAAATGCCAATATGCAAGTACTGCATTACAGTGGCGGGCAGCACATGCAAACGGCCATTAACTATGTTCGTAAAGCGTATCCGAATGTGGCTCACTTAACTCATTGGCAGCAGTTTTTTACAGCTTATCCTGCTCTTAAAAGTAAAAATATTTAA